One Miscanthus floridulus cultivar M001 chromosome 11, ASM1932011v1, whole genome shotgun sequence DNA window includes the following coding sequences:
- the LOC136494548 gene encoding uncharacterized protein: MSKGSLLLCSLVLAQVCIVQLCLISSWQLTAGQAGGKFLCHQDPIGRPPRLMSNHGREQLHGHSSDWIFDEELADEGYASDGGGVPSEEEEGWLSDDDGGGGAKGSSSVSGGGDVECPECGKFFKNDKSMFGHLRSHPNRGYKGATPPVNKLKLSPETAAASPSSPSPSRGTHQPSARRDRPLTPFELVCTYAMLTLPYPENSQSTQQVPPPLAPPSFCERETNVGVIEQGVGTSNMTAAEAHADQYGGSIVKIPKKRRNMLKEISEADRKKTKQTKLVPPPPPKEKGPYICKYCYAEFSTHQALGGHMAGHHRDKKVQTLNDASSTAHQSSRAHQGMAAQSQDGKLQVKGGGDDDDGWRDSGLSLRRGLSMASNVPRQSGQASGGQMIKMRQQHSGRRSDGLTLAAPAPAQTPTQADDRGGRRLLNIDLNAEATEQE; the protein is encoded by the coding sequence ATGAGTAAGGGCAGCTTGCTGCTGTGCTCGCTGGTGCTGGCGCAAGTCTGCATCGTCCAGCTGTGCCTGATCTCGAGCTGGCAGCTGACCGCAGGCCAGGCTGGGGGCAAGTTTTTGTGCCACCAAGATCCGATCGGGAGGCCGCCGCGGTTGATGTCAAACCATGGCCGCGAGCAGCTCCACGGCCACAGCTCTGATTGGATCTTCGACGAGGAGCTCGCTGACGAAGGGTATGCGAGCGACGGTGGAGGCGTGCCTTCGGAGGAGGAAGAGGGGTGGCTGTCTGACGatgacggcggcggtggagcCAAGGGCAGCAGCTCCGTTAGCGGCGGCGGTGATGTCGAATGCCCCGAGTGCGGGAAGTTCTTCAAGAACGATAAATCTATGTTCGGCCATCTCCGGAGTCACCCGAACAGAGGCTACAAAGGTGCTACTCCGCCCGTGAACAAGCTGAAGCTGTCGCCGGAGACGGCCGCCGCATCGCCTTCTTCCCCATCTCCGTCTCGAGGTACCCATCAACCAAGCGCCCGACGTGATCGTCCGCTAACCCCGTTCGAGCTAGTATGTACCTACGCAATGCTCACTTTGCCATACCCAGAGAACAGTCAGTCAACCCAACAggtgccgccgccgctggcgCCGCCTTCTTTTTGTGAGAGGGAAACAAATGTCGGCGTCATCGAACAAGGTGTAGGCACCAGCAATATGACAGCTGCTGAAGCACACGCTGATCAATACGGTGGCTCCATTGTGAAAATCCCCAAGAAGAGACGTAATATGCTCAAAGAAATCAGCGAGGCAGATAGGAAGAAGACGAAGCAGACGAAACTTgtgccaccaccgcctccgaAGGAGAAGGGTCCGTACATCTGCAAGTATTGCTACGCAGAATTCTCGACGCACCAGGCCCTGGGTGGGCACATGGCCGGCCATCACAGGGACAAGAAGGTCCAGACACTGAACGATGCCTCGTCCACGGCACACCAGTCGTCCAGGGCACACCAGGGCATGGCTGCCCAAAGCCAGGATGGGAAGCTGCAAGTTAAAGGCGGTGGTGACGATGACGACGGTTGGCGTGACAGCGGTCTGTCTCTTCGAAGGGGCCTCTCCATGGCATCGAACGTGCCGCGGCAGTCTGGGCAGGCGTCGGGAGGGCAGATGATAAAGATGAGGCAGCAGCACTCAGGAAGGAGGAGCGATGGCCTGACATTGGCAGCGCCGGCGCCCGCACAGACTCCGACTCAAGCAGACGACAGAGGTGGGCGAAGGCTGTTGAACATTGACCTCAACGCCGAGGCTACAGAACAGGAATAG